The window CGGCGGCTCCTGCGGGATGGCCGTGGTGGCCGCGCTGGAGGTGGCCGAGCGGCTGGGCCCGGACGACGTCGTGGTGGTGCTGCTGCCGGACGGCGGCCGCGGCTACCTGTCGAAGATCTTCAACGACGACTGGATGGCCGACTACGGCTTCCTGCCCTCGGCCACCGACGAGGCGCACATCGCCGAGGTGCTGGCCCGCAAGGACGCCATCGAGCACGAGGGCATCCCGCAGTTCGTCCACATGCACCCCAACGAGACCGTCGCCGAGGCGGTCCGGGTGCTGCGCGAGTACGGCGTCTCGCAGATGCCGGTGGTCTCCCCGGGGGCCGGCCACCCCGACATCATGGCCGGTGAGGTGATCGGCTCGGTCGCCGAGAAGCTGCTCCTGGAGGGCGTCTTCGCGAACGAGATCCAGCTGGACGACACACTGGACAAGGTGATGTCCAAGCCGCTGCCCGTGGTCGGTTCGGGCGAGACCGTCACCAACCTGATGACGGTGCTGGAGAAGGCCGACGCGGCCGTGGTGCTGGTGGAGGGCAAGCCGCAGGGCATCGTCACCCGCCAGGACCTGCTGGGCTTCCTGGCCGCCCGCAGCTCGCACTGACGGCGGCTCATCGAGGCCGCCCGCCCAAGCGGCTGAGGGCTCGTCCGGGGGCGAAGTGGTACACCGGCGTCACCTGCGCGCAGCACGCGCTTAACACGCGTCGGGCATCGTTGAGGTCAACGGCAAGACGCCGAACGAGGCGACGACAACCGTCCGGGAGCGGCTCCCCGGTGGTCGTGGTCGTCTCCGGACACGTCGGACGGCCCTGACCCGGCCGGCCGTGTCCTGCCCTTCGTGCCCGGTTGCGGGCGTGGAGGGGCCCACCGCGGGGGGCGTCGTCGTCCCGCCCCTGTCCGGCTCCGGCCGGTCATCAGGGTGCGGCGGCTCCCGCGGTCGTCACCGCGCCGTTTCGGCGCGTCTCCGCGGCTCCCGGGTGGGGGAGCCCCGGCGGAGACGGCAGGGCCGGTCCCTCCTCGGAGGGGCCGGCCCTTCCCGTGCGTCCGCCCGTCCCGTGGGCCGCTCGCCGCCGTGCCCGCGGGCGCCCCGGCCGGGAATCGCCGCCCCCCGGCCCCTCGGACCCGGCGTGCCTTCGGGCCGGAGCGGTTTCCCGTACGCTCGCACGCATGACCAGCACTGACACGACCGGCCAGGACGAACCGCGCTACGTCCGGCTCAGCATCGAGCTCATCGCCGAGATCACCGACGAGGGGGCGCTCAAGGCGGCGGCCCTGCAGCAGGTGGCGGACGACGAGTACCTCGACGACGAGGAGCGCGCCCAGTCCGTCGAGGCCATCGAGGTGGACCCGTCGGGTTCGCTCGCGCACTTCATCGACCCGGTCGCCCTGCTCGGCGACGTCCCGGGCGTCGAGCTCGCCTCGGCGACCTGGGAGTCCGCGCAGACCGAGTTCGACGCCGAGGGGGAGGGCTGGGACGAGTACACGGTGGACGAGCCCGCCGAGTAGTCCTCACCGACTTTCGTCACGGCCCGCGAGTGCCCGGTCTGCTTTCGCAGACCGGGCATTTTGTCCATATTTGGCAGGAAGTTGAGTAGTCTCATACGATCGCCACTCGTCGGTGATGGAACCGTGAAAGGGCGGATTGCGTTTCTCTATCCGTAATGCCCGGGATGATCAGCAGGGAGAAGGCGACGTGACGGCACGGGACGGGCAGGGTCGGGCGGCCGGCGGGAACTGGAGCCGGCGCGGTGTGCTGGCGGGTCTGATCGGCGCGCCGGTCCTGCTGCTGGCGGCGTGCAACGACAGCAAGGGCGACGGCGGGAGCGCCGCCGGCCCGGGCAGCGGATCCTCGGGCGGCGGCGCCACGGGCAGCGGCCCCGCGAGCGCGAGCAGCGCGCCGAAGACCTCCGTGGCCGTCATCACCGTCACCCCCGCCGACGGCTCCACCGCCGCCAGCTTCAGCGAGCCGGTCCGGGTCACCGTCACGGGCGGCACCCTCGGCTCGGTCAAGGTCACCGACTCGACCGGCAAGGCGCTGGCCGGGGAGCTCTCCTCGGACGGCACCGGCTGGACGTCCGCCGCCGCGCCCGCCAGCGGGACCAAGTACACCGTCACAGCCTCGGCCACCGACAAGGACAAGCTGGAGGCGGACGCCAACGCCGTCTTCACCACGGCGACCCCGGCCAACACCTTCGTCGGCTACTTCACCCCCGAGGACGGCTCGGTCGTCGGCGTCGGCATGCCGGTCTCGATCAACTTCAGCAAGCCGGTGACCGACCGCAAGGCCGTCCAGCAGGCGATCACCGTGACAGCCGAGCCCGGCGTCGAGATCGTCGGGCACTGGTTCTCCAGCACCCGCCTGGACTTCCGGCCGCAGGAGTACTGGGCCAAGGGCACCAAGGTCACCGTGCAGCTCCGGCTCAAGGACGTCCAGGCCGCCAAGGGCGTCTACGGCACCCAGTCCAAGGACGTCCGCTTCACCATCGGCCGCGCGCAGACCAGCGTCGCCGACCTCGCCGCCAAGAAGCTCACCGTCACCACCGACGGCCAGGTCAGCGCCGTCTACCCGATCTCCGGCGGCTCGCCGGAGTACCGCACCTGGGGCGGCAAGATGGTCATCTCGGAGCAGTACCAGCAGACCCGGATGAACTCGCAGACCGTCGGCCTCGGCAGCGAGTACGACATCGCCGACGTGCCGCACGCCCAGCGCCTGACCACCTCCGGCACCTTCATCCACGGCAACTACTGGTCCCCGGCGTCGATCTTCGGCAGCCAGAACACCAGCCACGGCTGCGTCGGCCTGAAGGACGCCAAGGGCGGCCAGGACCAGGGCCTGGACGGCTACAAGTTCTACAAGAGCTCGATGATCGGCGACGTCGTCGAGGTCGTGAACTCCGGCGACAAGACCGTCGAGCCCTCCAACGGCCTGAACGGCTGGAACCTGGGCTGGGCCGCCTGGAAGGCCGGCAGCGCGGTCTGAGGCCCCGGGCGGGCCGCCGCGGGCGCCGCGGGGCGGTCCGGGGCCGTCGAACGCGACGGCCGAAACCCGCCGGACACCGGGCGGTCCGGGCGGCAGGCTGGGCGGCATGAGCGATCCCACCGCACCCGCCCCGGCCGTCCGCCCGATCGAGCCGGCCGTCCACCTCGCCCTGCTGGAACGCGACGACGCGGGGCGCCCGCCGGTCCGGTCGGTGGACCGGACCGGCGGTGCCCCGCTGCGCTGCTGCCTCACCCGGGCGCTGCCCGGCGACCGGATCGCGCTGGTCGGCTACGCGCCGCTGCGCCGCTGGGCCGCCGAGACCGGCGCCGACCCGGGCCCGTACGACGAGGTCGGCCCGGTCTTCCTGCACGACCACGCCTGCGCCGGAGCGGGCCCGGCCTGGCCGGCCGGGTACCACCTGGGCGCGCGGGTGCTGCGGGCCTACGACCGGCACGGCCACATCCTGGGCGGGGTGCCCGTCACCCCCGACACCGCCGAGGCGGCCGCCGCGGAGCTGCTCGCCGACCCCGAGGTGGCCGTGGTGCACGTCCGCGCCGTGGAGTTCGGCTGCTTCCAGCACGAAGTCCGCCGGGCCTGAGGCCCGGCGCCGGGCGGGTCAGTCGCCGGTGCGGGCCACGCCGATCGGGCAGCTGGCGCCGGTGCCGCCGAGGCCGCAGTAGCCGTTCGGGTTCTTGGCGTCGGACAGGTACTGCTGGTGGTACGGCTCGGCCGGGTAGAACGGGCCCGCCGGGGCGATCTCGGTGGTGATCGGCCCCAGGCCGATCGCCGTCAGCGCCGGCTGGAACGCCTCGCGGCTGGCGGCCACCGTCGCGGCCTGGGCCGGGGAGTGGGTGTAGACGGCGGACCGGTACTGGGTGCCGACGTCATTGCCCTGCCGGTTGCCCTGGGTCGGGTCGTGCGCCTCCCAGAAGGTCTTCAGCAGCCGCTCGTACGAGACGACCGCCGGGTCGAAGACCACCCGGACCGCCTCGGTGTGCCCCGTCCGGCCGCTGCACACCTCCTCGTACGTGGGGTTGGGGGTGTGCCCGCCCTGGTAGCCGACCAGGGTCGTCCAGACGCCGGGCAGCCGCCAGAACGTGCGCTCGGCGCCCCAGAAGCAGCCCAGCCCGAAGTCGGCCACCTCCAGCCCGGCCGGGTACGGGCCGGTGAGCGGGTTGCCGAGCACGGTGTGCGGCTCGCGCAGGGTGAAGCCCGGCGTGTCCCGGCCGGGCAGCGCCTGGTCGGCGGGGACGAGCGAGGTCTTGTCGCGGTTGAACAGCACGGCCTGCTCCAGCTGGGTCGGGAACCGTTGTGCAGCTTTCAACGCTCACGGCCGCCGCCGGATTCCGGGCAGCCCCGGCGCTTTCCGGACGGCGGCACCCCTTCCGGGAGGCGGCCCGGCATTCGCCCACTACGCTCGTTGTCATGACCGAGCACCAGCTTCCCCAGGGCTTCGAGACCCTCGCCATCCACGCGGGTCAGGAAGCAGACCCCCAGACCGGGGCCGTCGTCACGCCGATCTACCAGGTGTCCACCTACAAGCAGGACGGGGTGGGCGGCCTCCGGGGCGGCTACGAGTACAGCCGTAGCGCCAACCCGACCCGGACCGCGCTGGAGGAGTGCCTCGCGGCACTGGAGGGCGGCTCCCGCGGCCTGGCCTTCGCCTCCGGCCTGGCCGCCGAGGACACCCTGCTGCGCACCATCCTCAAGCCGGGCGACCACATCGTGATCCCCAACGACGCCTACGGCGGCACCTTCCGGCTCTTCGCCAAGGTCCTGACCCGCTGGGGCGTCGAGTTCTCCGTCGCGAACTTCCAGGACCTGGCGACCGTCCGCGAGGCGCTGCGCCCCAACACCCGCGCGGTCTGGGTGGAGACCCCGTCCAACCCGCTGCTGGGCATCACCGACCTGACCGCGCTCGCCGAGGTCGCGCACGGCGCCGGCGCGCTGCTGGTGGTCGACAACACCTTCGCCAGCCCGTACCTGCAGCAGCCGATCGCGCTCGGCGCGGACGCCGTCGTGCACTCCACCACCAAGTACATGGGCGGCCACTCGGACGTCGTGGGCGGTGCGCTGGTGCTGGCCGAGGCGGGCCTCGGCGAGGAGGTCGCCTACCACCAGAACGCGATGGGCGCCGTCTCCGGCCCGTTCGACGCCTGGCTGGTGCTGCGCGGCATCAAGACGCTCGGCGTCCGGATGGACCGGCACAGCTCGAACGCGGAGAAGGTCGCCGAGCTGCTGGCGGGCCACCCCAAGGTGAGCCAGGTGCTCTACCCGGGCCTGCCCGAGCACCCCGGCCACGACATCGCCGCCAAGCAGATGAAGGCGTTCGGCGGCATGGTCTCGTTCCGCGTCAACGGCGGCGAGGAGGCGGCGGTCGAGGTCTGCAACCGCACGCAGCTCTTCACCCTCGGCGAGTCGCTGGGCGGCGTCGAGTCGCTGATCGAGCACCCGGGCCGGATGACCCACGCCTCGGTGGCCGGTTCGGCCCTGGAGGTGCCCGCCGACCTGGTGCGCGTCTCGGTCGGCATCGAGTCGATCGACG of the Kitasatospora sp. NBC_01246 genome contains:
- a CDS encoding L,D-transpeptidase codes for the protein MTARDGQGRAAGGNWSRRGVLAGLIGAPVLLLAACNDSKGDGGSAAGPGSGSSGGGATGSGPASASSAPKTSVAVITVTPADGSTAASFSEPVRVTVTGGTLGSVKVTDSTGKALAGELSSDGTGWTSAAAPASGTKYTVTASATDKDKLEADANAVFTTATPANTFVGYFTPEDGSVVGVGMPVSINFSKPVTDRKAVQQAITVTAEPGVEIVGHWFSSTRLDFRPQEYWAKGTKVTVQLRLKDVQAAKGVYGTQSKDVRFTIGRAQTSVADLAAKKLTVTTDGQVSAVYPISGGSPEYRTWGGKMVISEQYQQTRMNSQTVGLGSEYDIADVPHAQRLTTSGTFIHGNYWSPASIFGSQNTSHGCVGLKDAKGGQDQGLDGYKFYKSSMIGDVVEVVNSGDKTVEPSNGLNGWNLGWAAWKAGSAV
- a CDS encoding DUF1203 domain-containing protein, with translation MSDPTAPAPAVRPIEPAVHLALLERDDAGRPPVRSVDRTGGAPLRCCLTRALPGDRIALVGYAPLRRWAAETGADPGPYDEVGPVFLHDHACAGAGPAWPAGYHLGARVLRAYDRHGHILGGVPVTPDTAEAAAAELLADPEVAVVHVRAVEFGCFQHEVRRA
- the msrA gene encoding peptide-methionine (S)-S-oxide reductase MsrA, giving the protein MLFNRDKTSLVPADQALPGRDTPGFTLREPHTVLGNPLTGPYPAGLEVADFGLGCFWGAERTFWRLPGVWTTLVGYQGGHTPNPTYEEVCSGRTGHTEAVRVVFDPAVVSYERLLKTFWEAHDPTQGNRQGNDVGTQYRSAVYTHSPAQAATVAASREAFQPALTAIGLGPITTEIAPAGPFYPAEPYHQQYLSDAKNPNGYCGLGGTGASCPIGVARTGD
- a CDS encoding cystathionine gamma-synthase, whose product is MTEHQLPQGFETLAIHAGQEADPQTGAVVTPIYQVSTYKQDGVGGLRGGYEYSRSANPTRTALEECLAALEGGSRGLAFASGLAAEDTLLRTILKPGDHIVIPNDAYGGTFRLFAKVLTRWGVEFSVANFQDLATVREALRPNTRAVWVETPSNPLLGITDLTALAEVAHGAGALLVVDNTFASPYLQQPIALGADAVVHSTTKYMGGHSDVVGGALVLAEAGLGEEVAYHQNAMGAVSGPFDAWLVLRGIKTLGVRMDRHSSNAEKVAELLAGHPKVSQVLYPGLPEHPGHDIAAKQMKAFGGMVSFRVNGGEEAAVEVCNRTQLFTLGESLGGVESLIEHPGRMTHASVAGSALEVPADLVRVSVGIESIDDLLADLQQALG